A stretch of the Halomonas sp. CH40 genome encodes the following:
- a CDS encoding nucleotidyl transferase AbiEii/AbiGii toxin family protein, with protein sequence MRFNRPHHQKIDELLHCFDPDFLRQNNILFGGGTRISIELNEFRESVDIDLFCIGQNAYRAARSSVNSISFGQLLKQGCELERYADREIRADRDAIRAILVGSAQPIKLEIINFSNSRLLPEENNPIFPIACVSRVGCFATKLTANADRYENHRKDIFDLCMMRNEWGDIPRPAWEIACEEYGESTIYLALKSALRNLHGNANALKEAVDSLKIEIELAEHIIYGQSKDWLDEIELIDNS encoded by the coding sequence ATGAGATTTAATCGCCCTCATCACCAGAAAATTGATGAACTACTCCATTGTTTTGACCCTGATTTTCTTCGCCAGAATAATATACTTTTTGGTGGAGGAACGCGTATATCCATTGAACTGAATGAGTTTCGAGAATCTGTCGATATAGACCTCTTTTGTATTGGTCAAAATGCTTATCGTGCTGCTCGTTCATCAGTTAATAGTATTAGTTTTGGGCAGCTTTTAAAGCAGGGCTGTGAGCTAGAGCGATATGCTGACCGGGAAATACGCGCTGACAGAGATGCTATAAGAGCTATTCTTGTCGGTTCAGCACAGCCAATCAAACTTGAAATAATAAATTTCAGCAATTCCCGACTCTTGCCAGAGGAAAATAATCCGATATTTCCAATCGCTTGCGTCAGTAGAGTCGGTTGTTTTGCAACGAAATTAACTGCCAATGCTGACAGGTATGAAAATCATAGAAAAGACATTTTTGATCTTTGTATGATGCGCAATGAGTGGGGCGATATACCACGACCTGCATGGGAAATAGCTTGTGAAGAATATGGCGAATCAACAATATATTTGGCATTGAAGTCGGCGCTGAGAAATTTACATGGTAATGCTAATGCATTGAAAGAAGCTGTTGATTCTTTGAAAATTGAAATTGAATTGGCAGAACATATTATATATGGGCAATCTAAAGACTGGCTCGATGAGATTGAGTTGATAGATAACAGCTAA
- the pgl gene encoding 6-phosphogluconolactonase, whose amino-acid sequence MSEARKHLATQLAEAVAEALSSDLKQRERALLVVSGGSTPVPFFQALAAKPLAWERIDITLADERWVDEQSDDSNARLVRQHLLQGPASAAHFLPLTTSAGTPEQGVAEVAAQAARLAWPASVVILGMGGDGHTASLFPDSLELDLALTTEEPLVAVRTPSQPQPRITFSAGQLHQAQRHFLHISGDDKRNVLAQAMQGDDVRQLPIRAFLASPLAIYWAP is encoded by the coding sequence ATGAGCGAAGCACGCAAACACCTGGCCACTCAGCTGGCGGAAGCCGTGGCAGAAGCGCTTTCCAGCGACCTGAAACAGCGCGAACGCGCACTCCTGGTAGTATCTGGTGGCTCAACGCCAGTGCCCTTTTTTCAGGCCCTGGCCGCCAAGCCGCTTGCCTGGGAGCGCATTGATATCACCCTGGCGGATGAACGCTGGGTTGACGAGCAAAGCGACGACAGCAATGCCCGACTGGTACGCCAGCACCTGTTGCAAGGGCCCGCCAGTGCAGCGCACTTTTTACCCTTGACCACCTCGGCAGGCACCCCGGAGCAGGGTGTTGCCGAAGTGGCGGCTCAAGCCGCCCGGCTGGCCTGGCCTGCCAGCGTGGTGATTCTGGGCATGGGCGGTGATGGCCATACCGCATCGCTGTTCCCCGATAGCCTGGAGCTGGATCTGGCGCTGACCACTGAAGAACCTCTGGTGGCGGTGCGTACGCCCAGCCAGCCTCAGCCGCGTATCACCTTTTCAGCCGGGCAGTTACATCAGGCACAACGCCATTTCCTGCACATCAGCGGTGACGATAAACGCAATGTGCTGGCCCAGGCCATGCAGGGCGATGATGTACGCCAATTGCCTATTCGCGCTTTTCTGGCCAGCCCTCTGGCTATTTACTGGGCCCCTTGA
- the zwf gene encoding glucose-6-phosphate dehydrogenase — protein MSQSRDASTSPLGDPNHAIDLALFGALGDLALRKLFPALYHLDREGLMPESTRIMGLARQEHDAATFRQEVEAALYKRLKADEQDKVSLKRFLGRLDYRQLDFTSAKGFETIKAWREGAPRPMVVYLSVGAKIYGDICHNLQASGSLDDETRVIVEKPIGSDLVSSQQINDAIGAVFPESRIYRIDHYLGKETVQNLIALRFANPLFGTQWNQNHISHVEITVAEKVGIEGRWGYFDDAGQLRDMVQNHLLQLLCLIAMDPPSNLDADAIRDEKVKVLKALKPFTGDALGRDVVRGQYIAGTTDGQPVPGYLEEDDANTQSQTETFVAMKTEVSNWRWAGVSFYLRTGKRMPEKLSQIVIHFRQQPHYIFDPDQRGIAANKLIIRLQPEEGIALQVLTKDSGLHKGMRLRPGPLHLDFNSAFPKSRIPDAYERLLLEVMKGQQYLFVRRDEVEYAWRWCDQLIEGWQNRDTPPRRYPAGSWGPVASIAMITQDGRSWYEDY, from the coding sequence ATGAGCCAGTCCCGTGATGCGTCAACATCCCCTTTGGGTGACCCGAACCATGCCATTGATCTTGCCCTGTTTGGTGCGCTGGGCGATCTGGCGTTACGCAAGCTGTTTCCGGCACTTTATCATCTTGACCGTGAAGGTCTAATGCCGGAAAGCACCCGCATCATGGGGTTGGCGCGTCAGGAGCATGATGCGGCGACGTTTCGTCAGGAGGTTGAAGCCGCTCTGTATAAACGCCTGAAAGCCGATGAGCAGGATAAGGTCAGCCTCAAGCGTTTTCTTGGCCGACTGGATTATCGTCAGCTGGATTTCACTTCTGCCAAAGGTTTTGAAACCATCAAGGCCTGGCGGGAAGGGGCACCGCGCCCCATGGTGGTCTATCTGTCAGTGGGTGCCAAGATTTACGGCGATATCTGCCATAACCTGCAGGCCAGCGGCAGCCTGGATGATGAAACCCGGGTGATTGTCGAAAAGCCGATTGGCTCTGACCTGGTTTCCTCCCAGCAGATCAATGATGCGATTGGTGCCGTGTTTCCAGAATCGCGGATCTACCGTATCGACCACTACCTGGGTAAGGAAACGGTTCAGAACCTGATTGCGCTGCGTTTTGCCAACCCCTTGTTCGGTACCCAGTGGAACCAGAACCATATTTCCCATGTGGAAATCACGGTCGCGGAAAAAGTCGGTATAGAAGGGCGCTGGGGCTATTTTGATGACGCCGGTCAGCTGCGTGACATGGTGCAGAACCATCTCCTGCAGCTGCTTTGTCTGATCGCTATGGATCCGCCCTCCAATCTGGACGCTGATGCCATTCGTGATGAAAAGGTCAAGGTACTCAAGGCGCTCAAGCCATTTACCGGCGATGCCCTGGGTCGTGATGTGGTGCGCGGCCAGTATATTGCCGGTACCACGGATGGCCAGCCGGTGCCCGGCTATCTTGAGGAAGATGACGCCAATACCCAGAGCCAGACGGAAACCTTTGTGGCCATGAAAACCGAAGTGTCCAACTGGCGCTGGGCCGGGGTGTCTTTCTATCTGCGCACCGGCAAGCGGATGCCGGAAAAGCTTTCCCAGATCGTGATTCACTTTCGCCAGCAGCCCCACTATATCTTTGATCCGGATCAGCGCGGCATTGCCGCCAACAAGCTGATCATCCGCCTGCAACCGGAAGAAGGCATTGCCCTGCAGGTGTTGACCAAAGATAGCGGCCTGCATAAAGGCATGCGTTTGCGCCCTGGCCCCTTACACCTGGATTTTAACAGCGCCTTTCCCAAGTCGCGTATTCCGGACGCCTACGAACGCCTGTTGCTGGAGGTAATGAAAGGGCAACAGTATCTGTTTGTGCGCCGGGATGAAGTGGAATATGCCTGGCGCTGGTGTGACCAGCTGATTGAAGGCTGGCAGAACCGTGATACCCCACCGCGTCGCTATCCTGCCGGGTCATGGGGGCCAGTCGCCTCCATTGCCATGATTACCCAGGATGGCCGCAGCTGGTACGAGGATTATTAA
- a CDS encoding bifunctional 4-hydroxy-2-oxoglutarate aldolase/2-dehydro-3-deoxy-phosphogluconate aldolase has protein sequence MTIDKQLPSTRTAELDSICLKAEVIPVLTIDRLEDAVPLGRALVEGGLPVLEVTLRTDCALEAVKRMREALPSASIGVGTVLTPAQYRQAEQVEADFVVTPGATEALYRYGVESPVPMLPGVSTISELMTGWQYGYRRFKFFPAESSGGAKALKAFGAPIPGARFCPTGGITVDNAADYLNLPNVMCVGGSWLTPKALIEAEDWDGIRELARQAAERFHH, from the coding sequence ATGACAATCGATAAGCAGCTTCCCTCGACCCGCACCGCCGAGCTGGACAGCATCTGCCTGAAAGCAGAAGTGATCCCGGTATTGACCATTGATCGCCTGGAAGACGCCGTACCCTTGGGGCGGGCGCTGGTGGAAGGGGGCTTGCCGGTACTTGAAGTCACCCTGCGCACCGACTGTGCCCTTGAAGCCGTCAAGCGCATGCGCGAAGCACTGCCCAGCGCCAGCATTGGGGTGGGCACAGTGCTGACCCCGGCACAGTACCGCCAGGCCGAGCAGGTTGAAGCCGATTTTGTCGTCACCCCCGGTGCTACCGAAGCGCTCTACCGCTATGGAGTGGAGAGCCCGGTGCCCATGCTGCCCGGTGTATCGACGATCTCAGAGCTGATGACCGGCTGGCAGTATGGCTACCGCCGCTTCAAATTCTTCCCGGCAGAATCCAGCGGTGGCGCCAAGGCGCTAAAGGCGTTCGGTGCGCCGATTCCTGGCGCGCGTTTTTGCCCCACGGGCGGCATTACCGTCGACAATGCAGCCGACTATCTCAACCTGCCCAACGTGATGTGCGTCGGTGGCTCATGGTTGACGCCCAAGGCGTTGATTGAAGCGGAAGACTGGGACGGCATCCGTGAGCTGGCGCGTCAGGCGGCTGAGCGTTTCCATCATTAA